TCAGTCTTACCTGTAACATAAAACGACTGCAATCTTTTTAATCCCTTCCAGAAACCATACATACAGAATCATAAAACGTCAGGGTGACCACTGTAGTAAATTTACCTCTAACAATGGCATATCTTTAACGGGTACATCCACAGTACCGAACACTTCTTCTAAATGTTTATCGCGCTTCTCTCGAGCTTGTCTAATGCGAGTTCTAAGGAACTGCGACCGAGCCGCAACCATAGCTATGTGAGCAGGTATCTTTGTCTCTGTGTCCCCTACTACAAATTCTACATCACAGAAAAGACGCCCGCTCAGCAACCTTCCAAGATCGTCGTGCAAGGTGCACTTCGGATAGGACGAAAATTGGAATCGATACGTTTCCCCGGATCGAATATTATTGTCGACCGTCCCGCCGAAAATGAACATCGCCTCTCCGATCACTGCTGCCGCGTGAAACAGACGACCAGACGGGACCTGGCTATCGGCGGAAGGCAAAATAATGTTccacgtctgcgtatcgagatcgtagcaatggagatcgtTGGGCAACGTAGAGTCAGCCGCGCCGCCAAACACGTACAGATGTCTGTCGAAGCTCACCATGGTGTGACCGTATCGTCGCGCTGGCGGTGGAGGCGCGCCGCGAAGTATGTGCTCCGTTGAAATTCGCATCCACCTGACGATTTGAATTTCACGAGATACGATGTCGTTTTAAAGGACCAAGCTACGCTATGAATTTACCGCTTTTCTCGAAAGTGAAACTGGAAGAGACTATTCGTGATCTTAGCTCCACTTTGACCGCTGAATACAAACATGGATTCGCGCGCTACCGCTACTGGGAAATTACAACAAGTTGGTGGACAGTCACCGGACTGAACAACTTCTTCCCATACTCTTGGCTCTCCAGCCTGAAATTAATCCGAGATTATCATGTATCTTTCAGGTATTCCAAATATATATACTTACTAATAACGATATTGTCCACATATCGTTTAATCTTGCATTGCCATCGTAACCAGCAAATATCCATAGCTTGTTATCGTAGACAGCAGCTCCGTGAGCTGATCGAGCTACAGGTGTTCTGCAAAGAAATATAATGTTTATATCGTACATCATTATACAACAGATGTATTCAGAAACAATTACAGATAGAGATTAAATAAATAAGTTAATGAGCGAAACATACTTCCCAATAAACTTCCACTCTGTCCACTGGCCAGTTTGAAACCGGTACTCGAATAGGTCATTTTTATTGGTCAGGTTTGAATTGGAATGTATGTCACCAGTGTAACCACCGAATACAAACATAGAAGAATCATGCACAACTGCGGAATGATGATAACGTGGAGCGGGAGGTGCTCCCGTCGCAAACGCACGTCCCCACGACTTTTCTTTCACATCGAATCTCAACAAATCATTCAACATTCTTTTACCATTATCACCACCGAATACATAGATCGCATCTTTGTACGCTACAACAGTGTGTTTGCTACGCCTGTGTATAATACAATTAGGTGAACTTTTGGAATAATGCATTTGCAAAGCACTCTCTAATGTAACATTTAAAGAACGATAATAGAGAGCAACAAGAATACAAATTGAATTAATAAGAACAATCTTTAAAGCTTACTCGATATCATTTATTTACAATCTATAACGAACAGTTATAGATCAACTATCTATGAAACAACGAAATTCAATATCAAATAAAGAGACTCGTAAATGACAAATATAAGTTAAATATTGGTGCATAATTATTGGAATTGAAATGCTGTAACAAAATTATCGGTTGGGCATCGTAAAGAATCAGGGTGAATCTAAAGTaagtaaaaaataacatttactcAGTGAGAAACTGTATCGATTAAAATTACCTGGCGCCAACGAATTCGTCACATTCGGGCATACGCTGCCACCGGTGAACAGTTTCGAATGGACCGAAATCAAGCGTTAAACATTCTGCAGTCGAAACGTTATCCATTTCTTGTTATTTCAAGCAAATATGATCCCACAGAAATATTCTATGTTAACCTACGCatcattgattcgttcaattctCATTTCTCATCATTTCTTTTAGACATTCATCGAGCAGATACAAATCTGCGAACTCGTTTAAACATGAGTTTCGATCCTATCGTATCGAATATCAAATAAATTCTTTACGCTATTCGATACTTTTAAGGTTAAAACCACTCGCTGTCAAATCTGTCAAAATAGTGAGGTTATATCGATCCGGTCGATCGTAACCAAGTGTAATAAGGTTTCGTACGATTCGCATACGGTTGTTTACTTCACTCGCGATTAACATAATCggtattaacattttataaaatgcaTACTTTACAATATATACCTTTATGTACGCGCATTAACTCGCTCGTACCTCTCTTGACGTCGAA
This Xylocopa sonorina isolate GNS202 chromosome 12, iyXylSono1_principal, whole genome shotgun sequence DNA region includes the following protein-coding sequences:
- the Lztr1 gene encoding leucine zipper like transcription regulator 1 isoform X1 produces the protein MDNVSTAECLTLDFGPFETVHRWQRMPECDEFVGARRSKHTVVAYKDAIYVFGGDNGKRMLNDLLRFDVKEKSWGRAFATGAPPAPRYHHSAVVHDSSMFVFGGYTGDIHSNSNLTNKNDLFEYRFQTGQWTEWKFIGKTPVARSAHGAAVYDNKLWIFAGYDGNARLNDMWTISLLAGEPRVWEEVVQSGDCPPTCCNFPVAVARESMFVFSGQSGAKITNSLFQFHFREKRWMRISTEHILRGAPPPPARRYGHTMVSFDRHLYVFGGAADSTLPNDLHCYDLDTQTWNIILPSADSQVPSGRLFHAAAVIGEAMFIFGGTVDNNIRSGETYRFQFSSYPKCTLHDDLGRLLSGRLFCDVEFVVGDTETKIPAHIAMVAARSQFLRTRIRQAREKRDKHLEEVFGTVDVPVKDMPLLEVRLKDAVPEAFEMVLNYIYTDRIDPTKRNEDGSSSRVEDPLSNRIVLLMMDVYRLALQFNMKRLEQLCVQYLKATISHANVLEALHNAAHLKLYFIKEFCLSFIVKEINYNQIVMSKEFETLDQPLMVEIIRKRQMPQRGAFPRQCDLSTGTTLEQDMEAFLKSVGKEFCDITLMLDGVPIPAHKAILAARCSYFEGMFRSFMPENNIVNIQIGEMIPSSESFDSLLRYIYYADVSMPPEDSLYLFTAPVFYGFTNNRLQAFCKQNLEMNVTFENVIQILEAADRMQAVDMKKYALNLIVHHFTEVARLPRLKQLSRELLLDILEALADDRSEARTCQDMANDC
- the Lztr1 gene encoding leucine zipper like transcription regulator 1 isoform X2 — encoded protein: MDNVSTAECLTLDFGPFETVHRWQRMPECDEFVGARRSKHTVVAYKDAIYVFGGDNGKRMLNDLLRFDVKEKSWGRAFATGAPPAPRYHHSAVVHDSSMFVFGGYTGDIHSNSNLTNKNDLFEYRFQTGQWTEWKFIGKTPVARSAHGAAVYDNKLWIFAGYDGNARLNDMWTISLLAGEPRVWEEVVQSGDCPPTCCNFPVAVARESMFVFSGQSGAKITNSLFQFHFREKRWMRISTEHILRGAPPPPARRYGHTMVSFDRHLYVFGGAADSTLPNDLHCYDLDTQTWNIILPSADSQVPSGRLFHAAAVIGEAMFIFGGTVDNNIRSGETYRFQFSSYPKCTLHDDLGRLLSGRLFCDVEFVVGDTETKIPAHIAMVAARSQFLRTRIRQAREKRDKHLEEVFGTVDVPVKDMPLLEVRLKDAVPEAFEMVLNYIYTDRIDPTKRNEDGSSSRVEDPLSNRIVLLMMDVYRLALQFNMKRLEQLCVQYLKATISHANVLEALHNAAHLKLYFIKEFCLSFIVKEINYNQIVMSKEFETLDQPLMVEIIRKRQMPQRGTTLEQDMEAFLKSVGKEFCDITLMLDGVPIPAHKAILAARCSYFEGMFRSFMPENNIVNIQIGEMIPSSESFDSLLRYIYYADVSMPPEDSLYLFTAPVFYGFTNNRLQAFCKQNLEMNVTFENVIQILEAADRMQAVDMKKYALNLIVHHFTEVARLPRLKQLSRELLLDILEALADDRSEARTCQDMANDC